A region from the Aegilops tauschii subsp. strangulata cultivar AL8/78 chromosome 5, Aet v6.0, whole genome shotgun sequence genome encodes:
- the LOC109769586 gene encoding ubiquitin-activating enzyme E1 2: MLPRKREIVAGEVEDLQKKTRAGEGEATREEGDAAMAGRGNEIDEDLHSRQLAVYGRETMKRLFGSNVLVSGLQGLGAEIAKNLVLAGVKSVTLHDDGNVELWDLSSNFFLSENDVGQNRAQACVQKLQELNNAVLVSALTGDLTKEHLSKFQAVVFTDISLDKAIEFDDYCHSHQPPIAFIKSEVRGLFGSVFCDFGPEFTVLDVDGEEPHTGIVASISNDNPALVSCVDDERLEFQDGDLVVFSEVHGMTELNDGKPRKVKNARPYSFFLEEDTSSFGAYVRGGIVTQVKPPKVIKFKPLKEAMSEPGEFLMSDFSKFERPPLLHLAFQALDKFRTELSRFPVAGSTDDVQRVIEYAISINGTLGDRKLEEIDKKLLHHFASGSRAVLNPMAAMFGGIVGQEVVKACSGKFHPLYQFFYFDSVESLPVDPLEPGDLKPKNSRYDAQISVFGSKLQNKLEAAKIFMVGSGALGCEFLKNLALMGISCSQNGNLTVTDDDVIEKSNLSRQFLFRDWNIGQPKSTVAATAAMVINPKLHVEALQNRASPETENVFNDAFWENLDAVVNALDNVTARMYIDSRCVYFQKPLLESGTLGAKCNTQMVIPHLTENYGASRDPPEKQAPMCTVHSFPHNIDHCLTWARSEFEGLLEKTPTEVNAFLSNPTTYISAARTAGDAQARDQLERVIECLDRDKCETFQDSITWARLKFEDYFSNRVKQLTFTFPEDSVTSSGAPFWSAPKRFPRPVDFSSSDPSQLSFILAAAILRAETFGIPIPEWAKTPNKLAAEAVDKVIVPDFQPKQGVKIVTDEKATSLSSASVDDAAVIEELIAKLEEVSKTLPSGFHMNPIQFEKDDDTNFHMDVIAGFANMRARNYSIPEVDKLKAKFIAGRIIPAIATSTAMATGLVCLELYKALAGGHKVEDYRNTFANLAIPLFSIAEPVPPKTIKHQELSWTVWDRWTVTGNITLRELLEWLKEKGLNAYSISCGTSLLYNSMFPRHKERLDRKVVDVAREVAKMEVPSYRRHLDVVVACEDDDDNDVDIPLVSVYFR, from the exons CAAAGAACCTTGTCCTTGCGGGTGTCAAGTCTGTAACCTTGCATGATGATGGTAATGTGGAGCTGTGGGACTTATCAAGCAACTTCTTCCTCTCGGAGAATGATGTTGGGCAAAACCGTGCTCAAGCTTGTGTACAGAAGCTACAAGAGCTGAACAATGCTGTCCTCGTCTCTGCCTTAACCGGTGATTTGACCAAGGAGCACCTTTCTAAATTCCAG GCCGTTGTCTTCACTGATATCAGCTTAGATAAAGCAATTGAATTTGATGATTACTGCCACAGCCACCAGCCACCCATTGCTTTCATCAAGTCTGAAGTTCGTGGTCTTTTTGGCAGTGTGTTTTGTGACTTCGGTCCTGAATTTACTGTTTTGGATGTGGATGGTGAGGAACCACATACAGGAATTGTTGCATCAATCAGCAATGACAATCCAGCACTTGTATCTTGTGTGGACGATGAGCGTCTGGAGTTCCAGGATGGTGATCTAGTTGTTTTCTCTGAAGTCCATGGAATGACTGAGCTGAATGATGGAAAACCAAGAAAAGTTAAGAATGCAAGGCCTTACTCTTTCTTCTTggaagaagacacttcctcattTGGCGCATACGTTAGAGGTGGTATCGTCACACAGGTCAAGCCACCGAAGGTTATTAAATTCAAACCCTTGAAAGAGGCCATGTCAGAGCCGGGAGAATTTCTCATGAGTGATTTCTCCAAATTTGAGCGGCCACCTCTTCTGCATTTGGCATTCCAAGCTTTGGATAAGTTTAGGACTGAGTTGAGCAGATTCCCTGTTGCTGGGTCCACTGATGATGTGCAAAGGGTGATAGAGTATGCTATTAGCATTAATGGTACTCTGGGAGATAGGAAACTTGAAGAAATTGACAAAAAGCTCCTGCATCATTTTGCCAGTGGTTCCAGGGCTGTTCTGAATCCTATGGCTGCGATGTTTGGTGGTATTGTGGGTCAGGAGGTAGTGAAAGCTTGCTCAGGGAAATTTCATCCACTTTATCAG TTCTTCTATTTTGATTCTGTCGAGTCTCTCCCTGTTGACCCCTTGGAGCCTGGTGATTTGAAGCCGAAGAACAGTAGATATGATGCTCAAATCAGCGTATTTGGATCTAAGCTTCAAAACAAACTGGAGGCAGCAAAAATCTTTATGGTCGGTTCTGGGGCACTTGGATGTGAGTTCTTGAAGAACCTGGCACTAATGGGTATTTCTTGCAGCCAGAATGGAAATCTGACTGTGACAGATGATGATGTCATTGAAAAGAGTAATCTGAGCCGCCAATTTCTTTTCCGTGACTGGAACATTGGGCAACCTAAGTCCACAGTTGCTGCTACAGCTGCTATGGTAATTAATCCTAAACTTCATGTCGAGGCCCTCCAGAACAGAGCAAGTCCTGAGACTGAAAATGTGTTTAATGATGCCTTCTGGGAGAACCTTGATGCTGTTGTCAATGCCCTTGACAATGTTACTGCAAGAATGTACATAGACTCCAGATGTGTATATTTCCAGAAGCCACTTTTGGAATCTGGGACTCTGGGTGCTAAATGCAATACACAGATGGTCATCCCTCACCTAACAGAGAACTATGGGGCTTCAAGGGATCCACCTGAAAAGCAGGCACCTATGTGCACTGTACATTCATTTCCTCATAACATTGATCATTGCCTAACCTGGGCTAGGTCTGAGTTTGAGGGTTTACTTGAGAAGACTCCCACTGAAGTAAATGCTTTCCTGTCAAATCCTACTACATACATAAGTGCAGCAAGAACTGCTGGTGATGCACAGGCTAGAGATCAGCTTGAACGTGTTATTGAGTGTCTTGACAGAGACAAGTGCGAGACGTTCCAGGATTCTATTACCTGGGCCCGGCTTAA GTTTGAGGATTACTTCTCCAACCGTGTGAAGCAGCTGACGTTCACTTTCCCAGAAGACTCAGTGACCAGCTCTGGTGCTCCTTTCTGGTCTGCGCCAAAGCGGTTCCCACGACCTGTGGACTTCTCGTCCAGTGATCCAAGTCAGCTTAGCTTTATTTTGGCTGCTGCAATATTGAGGGCAGAAACTTTTGGAATACCCATACCTGAGTGGGCCAAAACCCCAAACAAGCTGGCTGCTGAAGCTGTCGACAAGGTGATTGTCCCGGATTTCCAACCAAAGCAGGGGGTCAAGATAGTTACAGATGAGAAGGCCACTAGTCTATCCTCTGCATCTGTTGATGACGCTGCTGTCATTGAAGAGCTTATTGCCAAGTTAGAAGAAGTTTCCAAAACACTGCCATCAGGGTTCCACATGAACCCAATACAGTTTGAGAAG GATGATGACACAAACTTCCATATGGATGTGATAGCTGGTTTTGCCAACATGAGGGCAAGGAACTACAGCATTCCTGAAGTGGACAAGCTAAAAGCCAAGTTTATAGCCGGCAGGATCATCCCAGCTATCGCCACCTCGACCGCAATGGCCACTGGCCTCGTCTGCCTTGAGCTTTACAAAGCCCTTGCTGGTGGACACAAGGTGGAAGACTACCGCAACACGTTTGCAAACCTCGCGATTCCTCTCTTCTCCATTGCTGAGCCGGTTCCACCCAAGACCATCAAGCACCAGGAGCTGTCGTGGACGGTCTGGGACCGGTGGACTGTGACGGGCAACATCACGCTGAGGGAGCTCCTGGAGTGGCTCAAGGAGAAGGGCCTGAACGCTTACAGCATATCCTGTGGCACCTCGCTGCTCTACAACTCCATGTTCCCCAGGCACAAGGAACGGCTTGACAGGAAGGTAGTTGATGTTGCCAGGGAGGTGGCCAAGATGGAGGTGCCCTCTTACCGGCGTCATCTCGACGTCGTGGTGGCGTGTGAGGATGACGACGACAATGATGTCGACATCCCACTTGTGTCGGTCTACTTCCGCTGA